A single Perognathus longimembris pacificus isolate PPM17 chromosome 17, ASM2315922v1, whole genome shotgun sequence DNA region contains:
- the Rab5c gene encoding ras-related protein Rab-5C, whose protein sequence is MAGRGGTARPNGPAAGNKICQFKLVLLGESAVGKSSLVLRFVKGQFHEYQESTIGAAFLTQTVCLDDTTVKFEIWDTAGQERYHSLAPMYYRGAQAAIVVYDITNTDTFARAKNWVKELQRQASPNIVIALAGNKADLANKRAVEFQEAQAYADDNSLLFMETSAKTAMNVNEIFMAIAKKLPKNEPQNAAGAPGRNRGVDLQENNPASRSQCCSN, encoded by the exons ATGGCGGGTCGGGGAGGCACAGCACGACCCAATGGACCAGCGGCTGGGAACAAGATCTGTCAGTTCAAGCTGGTCCTCCTGGGGGAGTCTGCAGTAGGCAAGTCCAGCCTCGTCCTTCGTTTTGTCAAGGGCCAGTTCCACGAGTACCAGGAGAGCACAATTGGAG CGGCCTTCCTCACACAGACTGTCTGCTTAGACGATACAACAGTCAAGTTCGAGATCTGGGACACAGCTGGACAGGAGCGGTATCACAGCCTGGCCCCCATGTACTATCGGGGGGCCCAAGCTGCCATCGTGGTCTATGACATCACCAACACA GATACTTTTGCACGGGCCAAGAACTGGGTGAAGGAGTTACAGAGGCAGGCCAGCCCCAACATCGTCATTGCACTCGCGGGTAACAAGGCAGACTTGGCCAACAAGAGAGCCGTGGAGTTCCAG GAAGCACAAGCCTATGCAGATGACAACAGTTTGCTGTTCATGGAGACTTCCGCAAAGACTGCAATGAATGTGAATGAAATTTTCATGGCAATAG CTAAGAAGCTTCCCAAGAATGAGCCTCAGAATGCAGCTGGTGCTCCAGGCCGAAACCGAGGCGTGGACCTCCAGGAGAACAACCCAGCCAGCAGGAGCCAGTGCTGCAGCAACTGA